A genomic segment from Methanothrix sp. encodes:
- a CDS encoding translation initiation factor IF-5A translates to MKEQVEIRTLKEGRYIIIDDEPCIIKSIAHSKPGKHGAAKARIDAIGIFDNQKRSIVAPVTTKVYAPIVERKTGQVLSVGETSVQLMDLKDYTTIDVPITEDMKSKLEPGKEVAYLSSMGKVKMDIR, encoded by the coding sequence ATGAAGGAGCAAGTAGAGATAAGGACGCTCAAGGAAGGAAGGTACATAATAATCGATGACGAGCCCTGCATAATAAAGAGCATAGCGCATTCGAAGCCTGGCAAGCATGGAGCTGCCAAGGCGAGGATAGACGCGATAGGCATATTCGACAACCAGAAGCGGTCCATCGTTGCACCGGTCACCACAAAGGTCTACGCTCCGATAGTCGAGCGGAAGACAGGGCAGGTGCTCTCAGTGGGTGAGACCAGTGTTCAGCTCATGGATCTCAAGGACTACACAACCATAGATGTGCCGATAACAGAGGATATGAAGTCGAAGCTCGAGCCCGGAAAGGAGGTGGCCTACCTCTCCTCGATGGGAAAGGTGAAGATGGACATCAGGTGA
- a CDS encoding PKD domain-containing protein has translation MNCRSTVFLMAIMLISATAAEWPGCKFQCTAKDVVVERAYLGDASGNPLQPCSQGAASSAYIWITITNRASAPRYNLVLLADLVINGDLERIERCVLDVLEGKSTRSFPIYKIEWNCGEELRIKDVILSWETSGAKACDISRMKCGERTTQCYAYPEMRVDIPLSAGFGYKASCRSVNLIDLTRGGAAPYTYDWDLGDGSRSSAANPVHAYSRPGRYLVTQNVTDSKGRSARSSSLIIIEGCSCEIDGPEVACEESVQRYTANATGREYIWMLDGREIGRGESVEISWSESGAGIHELRLIAANISCVKEIRVIPKPEIFISFVEE, from the coding sequence ATGAACTGCAGATCGACAGTCTTCCTGATGGCCATCATGCTCATCTCCGCCACAGCTGCAGAGTGGCCTGGCTGCAAGTTCCAGTGCACTGCCAAGGATGTGGTGGTTGAGAGAGCATATCTCGGAGACGCATCAGGCAACCCCCTCCAGCCCTGCTCTCAGGGCGCTGCCTCGAGTGCATACATCTGGATCACCATAACAAACAGGGCCAGCGCTCCGAGGTACAACCTGGTTCTGCTCGCGGATCTCGTTATTAATGGCGATCTCGAAAGAATCGAGAGATGCGTGCTTGATGTTTTAGAGGGCAAATCGACCAGGTCTTTCCCCATATACAAGATTGAGTGGAACTGCGGTGAAGAACTGCGCATAAAAGATGTGATCCTGAGCTGGGAGACATCCGGAGCGAAAGCTTGCGATATATCAAGGATGAAATGCGGCGAGAGGACGACGCAGTGCTATGCATACCCAGAGATGAGAGTCGACATCCCGCTCTCAGCAGGTTTTGGGTATAAGGCGAGCTGCCGTAGTGTAAATCTCATAGATCTGACGAGGGGCGGAGCAGCTCCCTACACCTACGACTGGGACCTGGGCGATGGGAGCAGGAGCTCTGCGGCAAATCCGGTGCATGCATATTCGCGTCCGGGGAGATACCTCGTAACTCAAAACGTAACCGATTCAAAGGGCAGATCAGCCAGGAGCTCATCTCTCATAATAATCGAGGGATGCTCCTGCGAGATCGATGGACCTGAGGTGGCATGTGAGGAATCGGTTCAGAGATACACAGCAAACGCCACCGGCAGAGAATACATATGGATGCTTGATGGCCGGGAGATCGGACGCGGAGAGAGCGTGGAGATCTCATGGTCGGAATCCGGCGCTGGAATCCACGAGCTCCGGCTGATCGCAGCTAACATTTCGTGCGTGAAAGAGATAAGAGTCATACCAAAGCCAGAGATCTTCATATCATTTGTGGAGGAATGA
- a CDS encoding aldolase, translating to MRYSVELISPERKIELAEEYADQVLYEVKSEIYGCCIKLLTGMRDVRGRWEDSFYFMSQSVRSHGRMYVVNDPGGKNRVLYDPHSKTAFLLNFDYYGWIKSLALSLAGDILEDEHGIHSVHGACLDLDGRGICIIGGPGTGKTTHTYGLLRDPRVRVVSDDWFFGRIYGKDVLGYGSEKNFYIRSELSGIWREFSWLVERAELDSMGRGVVDLRWAIGKGRILPLTTIRHVFILKRDHSDKQIVRLSSEDALQIVEKNGYFNPHLLVDGDLKRRIRSGFFRAMLSSASVWEVNTTGTPEETQSMIRDAIGV from the coding sequence ATGAGATACTCAGTGGAGTTGATATCGCCAGAGAGAAAGATCGAGCTCGCCGAGGAGTACGCGGATCAGGTCCTGTATGAGGTCAAATCCGAGATATACGGATGCTGCATAAAGCTCCTCACAGGCATGCGTGACGTGAGGGGCAGGTGGGAGGATAGCTTCTACTTCATGTCCCAGAGCGTCCGCTCCCACGGGCGGATGTATGTTGTTAATGATCCAGGCGGGAAGAACCGAGTTCTCTATGATCCCCATTCGAAGACCGCGTTCCTTTTGAACTTCGATTACTATGGATGGATAAAGTCTCTGGCTTTATCACTTGCTGGAGACATACTGGAGGATGAGCACGGTATCCACTCGGTGCATGGCGCATGCCTTGACCTCGATGGCAGGGGCATATGCATCATCGGAGGCCCTGGCACGGGAAAGACGACCCACACCTACGGCCTTCTCAGGGATCCCAGGGTGAGGGTGGTATCGGATGACTGGTTCTTCGGGAGGATCTACGGCAAAGATGTCCTGGGCTACGGATCCGAGAAGAACTTCTACATAAGATCTGAGCTCTCGGGCATCTGGAGGGAGTTCTCCTGGCTTGTGGAGAGGGCGGAGCTCGATTCCATGGGTCGTGGAGTCGTAGACCTGAGATGGGCCATAGGGAAGGGCAGAATACTGCCTCTCACCACCATCCGACACGTGTTCATTCTCAAACGAGATCATTCAGACAAACAGATCGTACGTCTCTCTTCTGAGGATGCCCTTCAGATAGTCGAAAAAAACGGTTACTTCAACCCCCATCTGCTCGTCGATGGGGATCTCAAGAGGAGGATACGGAGCGGGTTCTTCAGGGCGATGCTCTCCAGCGCATCTGTATGGGAGGTCAACACCACAGGAACGCCTGAGGAGACCCAGTCTATGATAAGAGATGCGATCGGCGTTTAG
- the tes gene encoding tetraether lipid synthase Tes: protein MVVMALNTIDRDVASVCPVCLRTVSAHIFQRDQAVMIRKSCPEHGEFEDVYWSDAELYRRFMRYVETGRGIENFITKGDCPLSCGLCDNHKTSTLLANIDVTTRCNLACPICFADASPKRVYEPTMEQIERMLRILREERPVPCYAVQFSGGEPTVREDLPEIMALARSMGFTQIQIATNGLRLASSPGLARELSEAGLSTVYLQFDGVDEGPYIKMRGRDLLGVKLRAIESCRRGGLNSVVLVPTVAKGVNDVQLGEIIRFASRNVDVVRGVNMQPISFAGRVEEAERKSNRITIPDLILSIEEQTDGEISRDDFYPVPFVAPVSRIVEVLTERPRLVFTVHPCCGAATYVYCEGDRLIPITRFVDVEGLMERLRDILQDYNGSRISRLKIQGSLLKDLPGFIDESRAPKDLHITKLLMNVLRTGTFDSLREFHSRNLFIGIMHFQDLYNLDLERVSRCGIHYATPDGRIIPFCTYNTIHRSEVENRYSIAEACAPPQRLGVSPVT, encoded by the coding sequence ATGGTCGTTATGGCATTAAATACAATAGACAGAGATGTGGCTTCCGTCTGTCCGGTGTGTCTCAGGACTGTAAGTGCGCACATATTCCAGCGGGATCAGGCGGTCATGATCCGGAAGTCCTGTCCGGAGCATGGAGAGTTCGAGGATGTCTATTGGTCCGATGCCGAGCTTTACAGAAGGTTTATGAGATATGTTGAGACTGGCAGAGGCATAGAGAACTTCATCACAAAGGGAGACTGCCCGCTCAGCTGCGGTCTCTGTGATAACCATAAAACCTCAACGCTTCTCGCGAACATAGATGTTACGACGAGATGCAACCTCGCATGCCCGATATGCTTTGCAGATGCATCTCCAAAGAGGGTCTACGAGCCCACAATGGAGCAGATCGAGCGCATGCTGAGGATCCTGCGGGAGGAGCGACCTGTACCATGCTACGCTGTGCAGTTCTCGGGCGGAGAGCCCACTGTACGTGAGGATCTCCCTGAGATAATGGCCCTCGCCAGGAGCATGGGCTTCACGCAGATCCAGATCGCCACAAATGGCCTGAGGCTTGCGTCATCCCCAGGTCTTGCGAGAGAGCTCAGCGAGGCTGGACTGAGCACGGTCTATCTCCAGTTCGATGGGGTGGATGAAGGGCCGTATATCAAAATGAGGGGCAGGGACCTCCTCGGCGTGAAGCTCCGCGCGATAGAGTCCTGCAGGAGAGGTGGGCTGAATAGCGTGGTTCTGGTACCGACTGTCGCGAAGGGAGTTAATGACGTTCAGCTGGGAGAGATCATAAGATTCGCGAGCCGTAATGTGGATGTCGTCCGCGGGGTCAACATGCAGCCCATATCATTTGCGGGAAGGGTCGAGGAGGCGGAGCGAAAATCGAACAGGATCACCATACCTGACCTGATACTCTCCATCGAGGAGCAGACTGATGGGGAGATCTCCAGGGATGATTTCTATCCGGTCCCCTTCGTCGCCCCGGTCTCAAGGATCGTGGAGGTGCTGACCGAGAGGCCCAGACTTGTCTTCACAGTCCATCCATGCTGCGGTGCTGCCACCTACGTCTACTGTGAGGGAGACAGGCTGATACCCATAACGAGGTTTGTGGATGTGGAGGGCCTGATGGAGAGGCTCAGGGATATCCTGCAGGACTACAACGGATCGAGGATATCAAGGCTGAAGATTCAGGGGTCACTTCTGAAGGACCTCCCAGGGTTTATAGATGAGAGCAGAGCCCCGAAGGATCTGCACATCACAAAGCTCCTGATGAATGTGCTCAGAACAGGCACCTTCGATTCGCTGAGGGAGTTCCACTCAAGGAATCTGTTCATAGGCATCATGCACTTCCAGGATCTGTACAACCTGGATCTAGAAAGGGTCAGCAGATGCGGTATACATTACGCCACCCCGGATGGCAGGATCATACCGTTCTGCACGTACAACACGATCCACAGGAGCGAGGTGGAGAATCGGTACTCCATCGCTGAGGCATGCGCACCGCCACAGCGTCTGGGTGTGTCTCCGGTCACATAG
- a CDS encoding DUF11 domain-containing protein yields MTLLSSRIRGFAVMVLLVAACSADDGRSITLTGPEGDYIYHWIAQVDDEVIAQGDERIFTFQLPETPGKRVKVTLLVKSIEGGCVNSSSIEIVTGQLGRSEIHLDKDCVYTKPVHVGDSVIYTYNVSNTGESDLFDLNLTDSHSWGPGCEPVYISGDDGDGVLNPGETWHYEARFTLPDPRKYGMTGDAVLSIMAAPDTGEIVRSLLKRKQRLEAKLSIVRERQRSFNLSRAQTFSYIRQRLRFENHTNSITGEYLLESFDAGGALISKEYSDPISRARLRTEYRRDGRVSSEECLFELTREYIKIEYDAPSPGYKTYTITDYTTGDTLIAIQDPFGNIVSKEYRRTPGYRVYEERVMLTNIATVTARDASGLVVSAIDTFTLDVLRPLPALRVYKSSDPEIAFRGSFLNYTISYENAGSEDAHGVVIREHYDGNFSFISSYPPPDSGTNVWNIGDLRAGESGTIRILGRTSDEADLITNRVEIRSADGSGDEYVLNTTVVSTGLNISKSASPGLVVPGSRLTYRIKYSNDGSYTHKDVRITDILDPTVEYLSASPAPSHTSGNTYTWSIPELAPGAGGEIEIKVLVGSTDRDFIVNTYRIDSDRFTGVNSTLITGVIQSLWVNKSSDKDVYAPGEDVVFTVRFGNKGNYEAHDVNLTDVLPDLELISASGNPSARGRTLVWNIGDLRSGENGTVVITMRVPERSNLIYNESSSVSGEGFVRVRKRFSTAIESKSHTNRAYITGYYSDDGRKVYHNASTSKSITVAGDPGSEIRTGEHGSGYYEEELLANLNLSSRNVSVEKDLFAEQRPTSFSLPRRKIEFRSSWFESTESRNRNRGEMIEGSYMYARSLDLSSRYQADPNQTTFREVSEVEQGVMRIRYVSRDTSSLIDERYAGSFRSESSIDSYGSGLAYRRASSGEGFVGSELRAGSMESRESGSGYYRSDLIRQTEIMKRDLEASSSDVNTTLDGREIRFSSLWHESSMTEDRSRDLAMMERITHARYIRMESELSRSTLSMLGEFEGRGEIRATMGRPETLRVEQDLAGMYTVDLAVSVYAVPKHLYPHINITKMAVPVDENNVLFIINVTNDGNEPLRDVIVRDVLPEGLEMINSTLRPSMEGRCINWSIPLLEISRRMEIRLFASMDPEIDIFENHVNVAARAEKGDVSAEASVRFDREWLSCCIGSTAENLTAENRTLVLPESYSCIGMNGSFEDCEGAIDEVYDEMEKRDDCTKGCI; encoded by the coding sequence ATGACGCTGCTCTCATCCAGGATCCGAGGATTCGCGGTGATGGTGCTTCTCGTAGCTGCGTGCTCCGCAGATGATGGTAGGAGCATCACTCTCACCGGACCTGAGGGGGATTACATCTACCACTGGATCGCACAGGTGGATGATGAGGTGATCGCCCAGGGTGATGAGCGTATATTCACATTCCAGCTTCCCGAGACGCCAGGGAAGAGGGTGAAGGTCACGCTTCTTGTTAAATCCATTGAGGGCGGATGCGTCAACAGCTCCTCGATAGAGATCGTGACGGGACAGCTCGGCAGGTCCGAGATACATCTCGATAAGGACTGTGTGTACACAAAACCGGTCCATGTTGGCGATTCTGTTATCTACACCTACAACGTCTCTAATACAGGGGAAAGCGATCTTTTCGATCTCAATCTCACAGACTCACACAGCTGGGGTCCTGGGTGTGAGCCCGTTTACATCAGCGGGGATGATGGAGACGGCGTTCTCAACCCCGGGGAGACGTGGCACTACGAGGCGAGGTTCACGCTCCCGGATCCCAGGAAGTATGGCATGACAGGCGATGCGGTTCTCAGCATAATGGCAGCCCCGGATACGGGCGAGATCGTAAGGTCGCTGCTGAAGAGAAAGCAGAGGCTGGAGGCGAAGCTTTCCATCGTCAGAGAGAGACAGAGGAGCTTTAACCTCTCCAGAGCTCAGACATTCTCCTACATTAGACAAAGACTCAGGTTCGAGAACCATACGAACAGCATCACCGGGGAGTATCTCCTGGAGTCGTTCGATGCGGGCGGCGCTCTGATCTCCAAAGAGTACAGCGACCCGATATCGCGCGCGAGGCTCAGAACCGAGTACAGGCGCGACGGTCGTGTATCCTCCGAGGAGTGTCTCTTCGAGCTGACAAGAGAGTACATTAAAATTGAGTACGATGCGCCATCTCCCGGGTATAAAACGTATACAATAACAGATTACACCACAGGAGACACGCTCATAGCGATTCAGGATCCTTTCGGGAATATCGTGAGCAAGGAGTACCGCAGGACCCCAGGCTACAGGGTGTACGAGGAGCGGGTCATGCTCACGAACATCGCAACAGTCACGGCCAGGGATGCCAGCGGTCTTGTGGTATCTGCGATCGACACCTTCACGCTCGATGTTCTCAGGCCTCTGCCCGCGCTCAGGGTCTACAAGAGCTCCGATCCTGAGATCGCATTTCGCGGCTCGTTCCTGAACTACACGATCAGCTATGAGAACGCGGGATCTGAGGATGCGCATGGTGTTGTGATAAGGGAGCACTACGATGGAAACTTCAGCTTCATCTCCTCATATCCACCACCCGACTCCGGCACGAACGTGTGGAATATCGGGGATCTGAGAGCAGGAGAGTCAGGCACGATACGCATCCTGGGAAGGACATCAGATGAAGCAGATCTCATAACGAACAGGGTCGAGATCCGTAGCGCTGATGGGTCCGGTGATGAGTATGTTCTTAATACCACGGTCGTCAGCACAGGCCTAAACATAAGCAAGAGCGCGTCACCAGGTCTCGTGGTGCCTGGATCGAGACTGACGTACAGGATAAAGTACAGCAACGATGGGTCATACACACATAAAGACGTCCGCATAACTGACATTTTAGATCCCACGGTGGAGTACCTTAGCGCGTCTCCGGCACCGTCTCATACCTCTGGTAACACCTACACCTGGAGCATACCGGAGCTCGCGCCCGGCGCTGGCGGGGAGATCGAGATCAAGGTACTGGTCGGAAGCACTGACAGGGATTTCATCGTCAACACATACCGCATAGATTCTGACAGATTCACGGGGGTTAACAGCACCCTCATCACAGGTGTAATCCAGAGCCTGTGGGTGAACAAGAGCTCTGACAAGGATGTGTACGCGCCAGGCGAGGATGTCGTGTTCACGGTGAGATTCGGCAACAAAGGAAACTACGAGGCGCATGATGTCAACCTCACGGATGTGCTCCCTGACCTGGAGCTTATAAGCGCCTCTGGCAACCCCTCCGCGAGGGGCAGGACGCTCGTGTGGAACATCGGAGATCTGAGAAGCGGCGAGAACGGGACGGTGGTGATAACGATGAGGGTGCCGGAGAGATCGAACCTCATTTACAATGAGAGCTCAAGCGTCTCTGGAGAGGGTTTCGTCAGGGTCAGAAAGAGATTCTCGACTGCCATCGAGTCTAAGTCGCACACAAACAGGGCGTACATCACCGGGTACTACAGCGATGATGGGAGAAAGGTTTACCACAACGCCTCGACCTCGAAGAGCATAACGGTCGCAGGAGATCCGGGATCTGAGATCAGGACAGGAGAGCACGGGAGCGGCTACTACGAGGAGGAGCTCCTGGCGAACCTCAACCTCTCGAGCAGGAACGTCTCAGTTGAGAAGGATCTCTTCGCGGAGCAGAGGCCCACAAGCTTCTCTCTGCCCCGGAGAAAGATCGAGTTCAGATCATCATGGTTCGAGAGCACCGAGTCCAGGAACCGGAATCGGGGAGAGATGATCGAGGGGAGCTACATGTACGCCAGGTCCCTGGATCTGAGCAGCAGGTACCAGGCCGACCCGAACCAGACCACCTTCAGGGAGGTCTCGGAGGTGGAGCAGGGCGTCATGCGCATTAGATACGTCTCGAGGGATACATCATCGCTCATAGACGAGAGATACGCGGGGAGCTTCAGATCTGAATCATCGATCGACTCATATGGAAGCGGTCTTGCGTACAGGAGAGCATCATCCGGAGAGGGTTTTGTCGGTTCTGAGCTCCGTGCAGGATCGATGGAGTCCAGGGAGAGCGGCAGCGGTTACTATCGCTCAGACCTGATCCGCCAGACCGAGATCATGAAAAGAGATCTTGAGGCGTCGAGCTCAGATGTGAACACGACGCTGGACGGGAGGGAGATCAGGTTCAGCAGCCTCTGGCATGAATCATCAATGACAGAGGACCGATCAAGGGATCTAGCGATGATGGAGCGCATAACCCATGCGAGGTACATCAGGATGGAGTCTGAGCTCAGCAGATCAACCCTCTCGATGCTGGGGGAGTTCGAGGGGAGAGGAGAGATCAGAGCCACGATGGGCAGGCCTGAGACGCTCCGGGTTGAGCAGGATCTCGCCGGCATGTACACAGTAGATCTCGCGGTGAGCGTTTACGCCGTGCCGAAGCATCTCTATCCTCACATCAACATCACGAAGATGGCGGTGCCTGTCGATGAGAACAATGTGCTGTTCATCATAAATGTGACAAACGATGGGAACGAGCCGCTGAGGGATGTGATTGTCAGAGACGTGCTTCCCGAGGGTCTGGAGATGATCAACTCCACGCTGCGGCCTTCGATGGAGGGAAGATGCATCAACTGGAGCATACCGCTCCTGGAGATCAGCAGGAGGATGGAGATAAGGCTCTTCGCAAGCATGGATCCTGAGATTGATATCTTCGAGAATCACGTCAATGTGGCAGCAAGAGCTGAGAAGGGTGATGTATCAGCAGAGGCCTCCGTCAGGTTCGACAGGGAGTGGCTATCGTGCTGTATTGGCAGCACTGCAGAGAATCTCACCGCGGAGAACCGGACACTTGTGCTTCCAGAATCGTACAGCTGCATCGGCATGAACGGGAGCTTCGAGGACTGCGAGGGCGCGATCGATGAGGTATACGATGAGATGGAGAAGAGGGATGACTGCACCAAGGGGTGCATATGA
- a CDS encoding helix-turn-helix domain-containing protein encodes MSEKNAIKALRDLGLTEYEARVYTALTRLKAGIASEIHQISGIPRPAVYGALKRLVMRGIVEVQPSKPMRYRVADPAAALERLKSSFMTDAEAALHALEEVYSADGSGREEEMGIWVHQGAGRVCEKVVEVLSRAERDILIINPALLESLGDLYNIFRHVNEIIKNIHERSVSIRAVSPEDIPSWNIPGAERRIHPWRERGICAMIPDRGDVLVVVSGEREPIAITAGSALARMYRDLGEALWRASATTEVDASRRYQTTDGEQQEAPSSGLRGGHSFKSKY; translated from the coding sequence ATGTCGGAGAAGAATGCGATCAAAGCTCTGCGCGACCTCGGGCTCACGGAGTACGAGGCCAGGGTTTACACAGCACTGACCCGACTCAAGGCGGGGATAGCCTCTGAGATCCACCAGATCTCCGGAATACCCAGGCCTGCGGTTTATGGCGCTCTGAAGAGGCTCGTGATGAGGGGCATAGTGGAGGTCCAGCCCTCGAAGCCCATGAGGTACAGGGTCGCGGATCCTGCTGCAGCGCTCGAGCGCCTTAAGAGCAGCTTCATGACCGATGCAGAGGCTGCGCTGCACGCGCTGGAGGAGGTGTACTCAGCTGATGGCTCCGGGCGCGAGGAGGAGATGGGGATATGGGTGCATCAGGGAGCCGGCAGGGTGTGCGAGAAGGTTGTGGAGGTGCTATCCAGAGCTGAGAGGGATATCCTCATAATCAACCCAGCCCTGCTCGAGAGTCTGGGAGATCTGTACAACATATTCCGGCATGTGAATGAAATCATAAAAAATATACATGAACGAAGCGTATCGATCAGGGCTGTATCTCCCGAAGATATACCTTCGTGGAACATCCCGGGCGCAGAGCGGAGAATCCACCCGTGGAGGGAGAGGGGGATCTGCGCGATGATACCAGACAGGGGAGATGTGCTCGTGGTCGTATCCGGAGAGCGCGAGCCCATAGCAATAACAGCAGGATCCGCTCTCGCCCGAATGTACAGAGACCTCGGAGAGGCATTGTGGAGAGCTTCTGCTACCACAGAGGTCGATGCATCCCGGAGGTATCAGACCACTGATGGAGAGCAGCAGGAAGCTCCGTCTTCGGGCCTGAGAGGAGGTCACAGCTTCAAATCTAAATACTAG